The Corynebacterium jeikeium sequence AGCGAGCACGAGCAGTCTGTCAGAGCGGAACTGAGCGCAAGCGCGAGGAGAATCAGCGACGCCATCCTCGCCCACGAGCAGAGTATGAGCGAGGCGATGGAGAAAAACCGGCGGAGCGTACTGCGGACTGCCGGGCGGACATGGCTCACCATCCTGATGGTGTCAGCGCTGCTGATCGGCACGAGCGGGAGCATTCTGTGGTGGCAGGGGCAGCAGATAACCGACAATTACACGCATCTTCGTCAGCAGGAAGATACCCTGGCGAAAATGACCGCCCGGACGTGGGGAGTGCGCTATCAGGAGAGCAGCGACGGCCGGAGGTTTCTTATCCTGCCGCCGGGGATGCAAACCGAAGCCATCCCCTACGACGGGACGACATGGATCCGCCTGAAACAGGAGTAGCGGAAAATGACAGAGCTGGAAAAGCAGTTGCTGAGCGCATTAGAGCAGCTACAGCAGGACTACTCGCAAAGGCTGGACGAATGGGAGAGCGCCTTCGCGGAATGGCGGAGCATGTGTGGGCTTATGCAACGGGAGAACGCGGTGCTGAACGAGCGCGTGTCGGACTTGAGCACGCAGGTGCTGAGTTTAAGCGAGCAGCTGCGCCGCTTGTCCGGGAACTGAATGCCACCGAGTTCCGGCAGAGGGAGAATGAGTATCAGAAAACGCTCGAGCTGCAGCGCCAGCCGCAGAAAACCTACAAAGGACCGACGCTGGGCTGACAGATGCCGGCCCGTGACAAACCCCAAGAAGAAGGGCTCTTATCTCTCCCGCTAAATAGGTTCGTGATCAAAAAGGTCAAGGCTTATTCAGGAGCGGGAAATGAAATTGCTTAACGTTATTGAAGCTGTACTTAACTGTCTGTATCTGGCTGCAGAGCTGTGGGAGTGGCTGGAGAAGCATTTGCCGGTTTTTAAGGCATTGGCGCGGATTTTAGTGTGACTTTAACATCCATGCATCTGGCTGCATGACTATGCACCAGTGTAATATTCAGCGGCTGCGTTTCTGGTGTTTTTTCGTTATGTCTGTCGCCACTTTCTCGCGTCTGGCACCGGAAACGCAGCCAACCCCGTTTCAGTGGTGCGGGCAACGGATGTTATGGTAAATTCGTCAGGCTGTTGCATTAAGTTTCATGAACAATGCAACTTAAGCGCGTGACGAAAAAATTACCGCCTGCCCTCTAAGGCCGGCGCGGCGGCGGCCGATAACTGAGGTGCCTGAAACCAGGTTTTAACTCTGTGACACGTTGTCTTCCGCTCCCTGCCCGGGAGCTTTTTTTCTGCCACCGGCAGGGCGGGCATGATGGTATCCGCGTCCTCGGGGATAACCATGGCAGTCCTTACATTATCCGAGCAATCTGATGTATATGCGTTCACTTAAAAATCTGTTCTCCCTGAACCGCCAGCGCTCAGCCATTTCGTATGACGCAATTTGTCAGAATAAGCCTGTCATTGAATTCAGTCCGGAGGGGGTGATACATAAAGCCAGCCCGCTTTTTCTCTCCACTATGGGGTACAGGGCTGATGAAATAATCGGTCACCACCATCGTATATTCTGCCCACCCTCTCTGGTGAGTTCACCGGAATACAGCCATTTCTGGCAGCGCCTTGCCCGGGGAGAAAGCTTTAGTGGCAAGTTCCTGCGGCGGGCAAAGGGAAATCGTTCCGTATGGCTTGAAGCCAGTTATATCCCCGTTACTGACCGGCGCGGTCGTGTGACCAGAGTCATTAAAATTGCTGCAGATATTTCTGAGCGCGTGCATTCTGCGCTTGAGCAGGAAGCAGTCCTAAATGCCATAAACCGTTCTATGGCCATAATCACCTTCAATCCTGAAGGGATCGTGCTTGATGCAAATGAAAATTTCGTCAATGCCACTGGCTATAAACGGGATGAAGTCATCGGTAAGCATCATCGTCTGTTTTGTGCCGAGACGCTTTACAAAAGTGATGAATACCGACAGTTCTGGGAGAGGCTGAATCAGGGTGAGTTTTTTTCTGGTCAGTTTCCACGTATTAACCGTCAGGGAGACCCTCTGTGGTTCCGTGCAACTTATAACCCTGTCTTTAACAGTGACGGGCAGCTTTATAAAATTGTGAAATTCGCTACAGATGTCACGGCTGATGTCCTGCGAAACCAGAGAGAGCAGGAGGCTGCTGTGCATGCATGGGATATGGCCGTGCAGACACGAGGAAGTGCGCAGAACGGTGCAAATGTTATTGAAAATAGCATCCTTATGATTGACAGAATTGCGCAGGGGATGGGAGCTGTCTCCACCGATGTCTCCCGGCTCAACAATCAGTCTGAAAGTATTGACGGTATGGTGGAAACCATCCGGAAGTTTGCCATGCAAACAAGACTTATTGCATTGAATGCCGCGATTGAAGCAGCAAGGGCGGGCGCATCCGGAAGAAGTTTTGCGGTTGTTGCCGCAGAGGTGCGTAATCTTGCGGCGAGCGTCAGTAGCGCGACTGAAGAAATTGAGCAAGTCGTGGCCAGCAATAGTCAACTGGCTAAAGATGTTCTCAGTGGCATTGAAAACAGCCTGATGACCACCCGGGAAGGGGTCACACTCATGCGTGAAGCGGGTGAAGTGATGACCAGCATTCAGAGGAATGCTGCAGGAGTTGAGACTGCGGTTAAGGATGTCGCCATTTCAGTTAAAGCCGGATAGGCCATGGTGCATATCCCCATATCTGTCGAACATCACAGATGATCTTCTTGAGATCCTTTCCGTTGCGTCGTAATCTCTTGCTCTGAAAACGAAAAAACCACCCGGCAAGGTGGTTTTTCGAAGGTTCATTAAACCGGCAAGTTTATGAACCGTGGTAACAGGGTGTACAAGACCGCTGCCACCAAAATCGTCCTTCCAGTTTAGCCGTAGTTGGGCTGAGACTTCAAGAACTCTGCATCAGTAATCTCTTGTACACCCTCTTACCAGTGGCTGCTGCCAGTGGCGTTTTGTCGTGTCTTTCCGGGTTGGACTCAAGACGATAGTTACCGGATAAGGCGCAGCGGTCGGGCTGAACGGGGGGTTCGTGCATACAGTCCAGCTTGGAGCGAACTGCCTTCCCGGAACCGAGTGTCAGGCGTGGAATGAGAAACCGCGGCCATAACAGCGGAATGACACCGGTAAACCGAAAGGCAGGAACAGGAGAGCGCACGAGGGAGCCACCAGGGGGAAACGCCTGGTATCTTTAAGTCCTGTCGGGTTTCGCCACCACTGATTTGAGCGTCAGATTTCGTGATGCTTGTCAGGGGGGCGGAGCCTATGGAAAAACGGCTTCGCCGCAGCCTTCTCTCCGTTCCGCTAAGTATCTTCCTGGCATCTTCCAGGAAATTTCCGCCCCACCTGTAAGCCGGTACCGCTCGCCGCAGCCGAACGACCGAGCGCAGCGAGTCAGTGAGCGAGGAAGTGGAATATATTCTGTATCACATATTCCACTTACGCTCCGCTGCTGCATTTTTCTCCTGCCACATGAAGCACTTCACTGATACCCGCATCCGTGCCAACATATTAAGCCAGTATACACTCCGCTAGCGCTACGTGACTGGTTCAGGGCTGCGCCCCGAAACCCGCTAAAAGTCACTGACGCGCCTGCGGCTTGTCCAACCCCGCGCCGACCGGGAAAGGCTTTCCCGCCCGTCCCGGCGTTATCAGGAGGCCGGTTTGTCAGAGAAACGGAACAAGATGCTCACCATGTGGGTGACGGAGGACGAGCACCGGCGGCTGCTTGAGCGCTGTGACGGCAGGCAGCTGGCGGCGTGGATGCGGCAGATCTGCCTGGACGAAAAGCCGGCACGTTCCGGAAAGCTCCCCTCAATCTCGCCGGCGCTGCTGCGCCAGCTTGCCGGCATGGGCAATAACCTGAACCAGATAGCCCGCCGTGTTAACGCCGGCGGCGGTACCGGCCATGACAGGGTGCAGATTGTTGCGGCGCTGATGGCCATCGATGCCGGACTTGAGCGGCTGCGGCACGCCGTTCTTGAGAAAGGAACGGACGATGATCGTTAAATTTCATCCACGCGGTCGCGGCGGTGGCGCCGGGCCGGTGGACTATCTGCTGGGTAAAGACCGGCAGCGTGAAGGCGCCACCGTCCTGCAGGGGAAGCCGGAAGAAGTCCGGGAGCTGATTGACGCGTCGCCTTACGTTAAGAAATACACCTCCGGCGTCCTGTCGTTTGCGGAGGCCGATCTGCCTCCCGGCCAGCGGGAAAAACTGATGGCCAGCTTCGAGCGGGTTCTGATGCCCGGACTCGATAAAGATCAGTACAGCATTCTGTGGGTGGA is a genomic window containing:
- a CDS encoding mobilization protein; amino-acid sequence: MSSLLTLAKDLEQQSKAQKQSTGEMLKAAFSEHEQSVRAELSASARRISDAILAHEQSMSEAMEKNRRSVLRTAGRTWLTILMVSALLIGTSGSILWWQGQQITDNYTHLRQQEDTLAKMTARTWGVRYQESSDGRRFLILPPGMQTEAIPYDGTTWIRLKQE
- a CDS encoding mobilization protein → MTELEKQLLSALEQLQQDYSQRLDEWESAFAEWRSMCGLMQRENAVLNERVSDLSTQVLSLSEQLRRLSGN
- a CDS encoding methyl-accepting chemotaxis protein, whose product is MRSLKNLFSLNRQRSAISYDAICQNKPVIEFSPEGVIHKASPLFLSTMGYRADEIIGHHHRIFCPPSLVSSPEYSHFWQRLARGESFSGKFLRRAKGNRSVWLEASYIPVTDRRGRVTRVIKIAADISERVHSALEQEAVLNAINRSMAIITFNPEGIVLDANENFVNATGYKRDEVIGKHHRLFCAETLYKSDEYRQFWERLNQGEFFSGQFPRINRQGDPLWFRATYNPVFNSDGQLYKIVKFATDVTADVLRNQREQEAAVHAWDMAVQTRGSAQNGANVIENSILMIDRIAQGMGAVSTDVSRLNNQSESIDGMVETIRKFAMQTRLIALNAAIEAARAGASGRSFAVVAAEVRNLAASVSSATEEIEQVVASNSQLAKDVLSGIENSLMTTREGVTLMREAGEVMTSIQRNAAGVETAVKDVAISVKAG
- the mobC gene encoding plasmid mobilization relaxosome protein MobC yields the protein MSEKRNKMLTMWVTEDEHRRLLERCDGRQLAAWMRQICLDEKPARSGKLPSISPALLRQLAGMGNNLNQIARRVNAGGGTGHDRVQIVAALMAIDAGLERLRHAVLEKGTDDDR